The Setaria viridis chromosome 6, Setaria_viridis_v4.0, whole genome shotgun sequence genome contains a region encoding:
- the LOC117861941 gene encoding probable transcription factor MYB58, whose amino-acid sequence MKPRGGRGGGSEQPAVRKGPWTAEEDEVLLRHVREHGPREWSSIRSKGLLPRTGKSCRLRWVNKLRPDLKTGCKFSAEEERVVLELQAQFGNKWARIATYLPGRTDNDVKNFWSTRQKRLARLLRAPMPRRRPGKQSCGASSSHAYELPAPKVTDCCLYLVSLFFVSFFFFS is encoded by the exons ATGAAGCCGCGCGGTGgccgtggtggcggcagcgAGCAGCCGGCGGTGAGGAAGGGGCCgtggacggcggaggaggacgaggtgcTGCTGCGGCACGTCCGGGAGCATGGACCCCGGGAGTGGAGCTCCATTCGATCCAAAGGCCTCCTGCCGCGCACCGGCAAGTCCTGCCGCCTCCGATGGGTCAACAAGCTCCGGCCGGACCTCAAGAC GGGGTGCAAGTTTTCTGCGGAGGAAGAGCGCGTGGTGCTCGAGCTTCAGGCGCAGTTCGGGAACAAATGGGCCAGGATCGCGACGTACCTTCCCGGCCGGACGGACAACGACGTCAAGAACTTCTGGAGCACGCGGCAGAAGCGGCTGGCGAGGCTCCTCCGGGCGCCGATGCCCCGCCGGAGGCCCGGCAAGCAGAGCTGCGGAGCTTCTTCCTCCCATGCCTACGAGTTGCCCGCTCCCAAGGTGACCGACTGTTGCCTGTATCTTGTCAGTCTGTTCttcgtttcctttttttttttttcctga
- the LOC117861350 gene encoding uncharacterized protein, translating into MTWPEVGLFKYFGPRWTCCPCQSPRIEMWGLRDTSRAGTEASPRFAFLPTCPLGSPSGAPISPLPPGRHLASVYDEVSSSTQETTRKEPESEEKAAATSRGGLTTAAAMVVLMEEFHGLTLKRKGTDEPELFDDAGDDRSSGFPLACRATKMRRLACHEDGGPQHQDAPAAGVAAMGQQDDVPMCDDEPAQVGAEGEEEGALVLYGGGGGRFDAARERGVARLALRGGADWVRAMLREADSMTVRELLAGAAQEQGSDGLALAIVPWVPPSPAAGEEAEPSTAAEEADGDGDSEGAAAMDVEESEAPARHWTSGQACSSGAPEGFVYRWPQHCMAPPQMPAVAQPSPVMWSW; encoded by the coding sequence ATGACGTGGCCAGAGGTAGGGCTATTTAAGTACTTTGGCCCGAGGTGGACGTGCTGTCCCTGTCAGTCTCCGCGAATAGAAATGTGGGGGCTTCGAGACACTTCCAGAGCTGGAACCGAAGCTTCTCCACGCTTCGCTTTCCTCCCCACTTGTCCGCTCGGCTCCCCGAGCGGAGCTCCTATATCTCCCCTCCCGCCAGGACGCCACCTCGCATCCGTCTACGACGAGGTGAGCTCGAGCACGCAAGAAACCACGAGAAAGGAACCAGAGAGCgaagagaaggcggcggcgacgagccggGGCGGtttgacgacggcggcggcgatggtggtgcTCATGGAGGAGTTCCACGGCCTCACGCTGAAGCGGAAGGGAACCGACGAGCCGGAGCTGTTCGACGACGCGGGCGACGACCGCTCATCCGGGTTCCCGCTCGCCTGCCGCGCCACCAAGATGCGCCGCCTCGCGTGTCACGAAGACGGCGGGCCTCAACACCaggacgcgccggcggcgggggtggcggcgatGGGGCAGCAGGATGACGTGCCCATGTGCGACGACGAGCCGGCGCAGGTCGGCgccgagggcgaggaggagggcgcgctggtgctgtacggcggcggcggcggccggttcGACGCCGCGCGGGAGAGGGGCGTGGCGCGCCTCGCcctgcgcggcggcgcggactGGGTCCGCGCCATGCTCCGGGAGGCCGACAGCATGACGGTGCGGGAgttgctcgccggcgccgcccaggaACAGGGCTCCGACGGCCTCGCCCTGGCCATCGTGCCGTGGGTgccaccgtcgccggcggcgggggaggaagcGGAGCCGTCCACGGCCGCGGAGGAGGCAGACGGTGACGGCGACagcgagggcgcggcggcgatggacgtCGAGGAGAGCGAGGCGCCGGCCCGTCACTGGACGTCCGGTCAGGCGTGCAGCAGCGGCGCCCCCGAGGGGTTCGTGTACCGGTGGCCGCAGCACtgcatggcgccgccgcagaTGCCGGCGGTGGCCCAGCCGAGCCCCGTCATGTGGTCGTGGTGA
- the LOC117860220 gene encoding glycosyltransferase family protein 64 C3: MPPRPRHRLRLHLFSLLLVALARAAVARGGAVEDAACGAANRTDAASLRPDRLTVLLSGYSERRLPLLRAIAGAYAAHPLVLAVVVLWCNPSTPDRLLLRGGGGFPPRVALRRAASASLNYRFLPRPSDIRTAAVAVADDDVLPDAAALSFAFAAWQQQQQPAAPGHPGAGPLVGFFPRSHHLDLARGRWAYTAAQPGRYSMVLTKFMVLGTDLLYKYSCSPELAAARAVVDRERNCEDILMNFVAAEESSTGPVLVEAGSIRDWGDPRNDVNAGAGEDGGAMKDVGLSATGGLGHWEKRGECITEFHRLLGRMPLRYSYGKVMEATIGEQGLCSKGGRLVRCDQE; the protein is encoded by the coding sequence atgccgccgcgcccgcgccaccgcctccgcctccacctattctccctcctcctcgtggCGCTGGCACGCGCGGCCGTAGCACGCGGTGGCGCGGTGGAGGACGCCGCCTGCGGCGCGGCGAACCGCACCGACGCGGCCTCGCTCCGCCCGGACCGCCTCACGGTGCTCCTGAGCGGCTACTCGGAGCGGCGCCTCCCGCTGCTCCGCGCCATCGCGGGGGCCTACGCCGCGCACCCGCTGGTCCTCGCCGTGGTCGTGCTCTGGTGCAACCCTTCCAccccggaccgcctcctcctccgcggcggcggcgggttcccGCCCCGCGTCgctctccgccgcgccgcctcggcgTCCCTCAACTACCGCTTCCTCCCGCGCCCCTCCGACATCCgcacggccgccgtcgccgtagCCGACGACGACGTGCTCCCAGACGCCGCGGCCCTCTCCTTCGCGTTCGCCgcctggcagcagcagcagcagccggcggcgccgggccacCCGGGCGCGGGCCCCCTCGTCGGCTTCTTCCCGCGGTCGCACCACCTCGACCTCGCCCGCGGGAGGTGGGCGTACACGGCGGCGCAGCCGGGGCGGTACTCCATGGTGCTCACCAAGTTCATGGTCCTCGGGACCGACCTCCTCTACAAGTACTCGTGCTCACCGGAGCttgcggccgcgcgcgccgtggTGGACCGGGAGCGCAACTGCGAGGACATCCTCATGAacttcgtcgccgccgaggagtCCAGCACGGGGCCTGTGCTCGTCGAGGCCGGTAGCATTAGGGACTGGGGCGACCCGAGGAACGACGTGAATGCCGGCGCAGGCGAGGACGGAGGCGCGATGAAGGATGTTGGGCTGAGCGCCACAGGCGGGTTGGGGCACTGGGAGAAGAGAGGGGAGTGCATCACCGAGTTCCACCGGCTTCTGGGGAGAATGCCGCTGCGGTACAGCTACGGGAAGGTGATGGAGGCCACCATCGGCGAGCAAGGGCTCTGCAGCAAAGGTGGCCGCCTAGTCCGGTGCGACCAGGAGTAG